The DNA segment TAGAGAATCTACAGAGGGAAAACCTGAATCCCATAGAGGCGGCACTTGGTTATCAGAGGCTTTTAAATGAATTTAATCTTACACAGGAAGATGTGGCGGTCAGGATCGGTAAAGAACGTTCAACAGTTGCAAATTACCTGAGACTGCTTGGCCTGCCGGAAAAGGTGAAGGAGTATCTGTCAGCATCAGTTTTATCACCGGGACATGCAAAGGCCATCCTTTCTCTTGCAAGTGCTGCTGAACAAACAAAGTTTGCTGAGCACCTCGTGTCTAAAGGTGCATCAGTCAGAGAGGCTGAGATATGGGCAAAGGACTGGGGTGTTCAGAAGAAGAAAAAGAAGGTTATGGAAAAAAAGGATTCATCATTAAAGGAAGTGGAGACGAGATTTCAAAGGGTATTCAGTACAAAAGTGAGGATTCAGGAAGAAAAGAAGGGCGGGAAGATAGTGGTGGAATACTATTCTGTGGATGACCTGAACAGGATATTGGAGATAGTTGAGGGGTGAAAATAGTAAGCAGTAAGCAGACTAAAGACAGAAGCAAGATGTAAGAAGTTAGAAAAGGCAGAAACAACCCCGACTTCTCCCGGACCCTCTCCCTGATGGAGAGGGTGCTTAGGGGATTCCCTCCCCTTCAAGGGGAGGGTTAGGGTGGGGATGGGGTTTTATCCTGTGGTAAAAATGTTTTTATATGCAAAATAAAAAGGTTTTAGTCGGAATGAGCGGGGGGATTGACAGTTCGGTTACTGCTATGCTTCTGAAAAAGCAGGGTTTTGATGTAATTGGAGCGACCCTTAAGATTTGGGAAGAGGGGGAGTATCTTGATGGTGAGTGGCATGAGCGCTCCTGCTGTAAGATAGGGCTTGCGAGGTTTGCGGCAGAGAATTTAAAGATACCTTATTATGTCTGGGATGCTTATAAGGAATTTAAAAAGTCTGTAGTAGATGATTTCTGTTCAGAATACCTGAGAGGCCGGACTCCGAATCCGTGCATAAGATGTAATGAGATGGTCAAGTTCTCTATCCTCCTTGAAAATGCTGTCGGTATCGGTGCTGATTATGTTGCAACAGGCCAC comes from the Nitrospirota bacterium genome and includes:
- a CDS encoding ParB/RepB/Spo0J family partition protein, which gives rise to MIKKALGRGLSTLIPQTENVHAEGGVSISEIEISRIVPNKYQPRHVFEDGRLEELANSISVNGVIQPVIVRHLDNGVYELIAGERRWRAARIAGLKKIPVVVKDLSNEKSLEIALIENLQRENLNPIEAALGYQRLLNEFNLTQEDVAVRIGKERSTVANYLRLLGLPEKVKEYLSASVLSPGHAKAILSLASAAEQTKFAEHLVSKGASVREAEIWAKDWGVQKKKKKVMEKKDSSLKEVETRFQRVFSTKVRIQEEKKGGKIVVEYYSVDDLNRILEIVEG